GATGCCACGCAGGACCTGGCCGTCCGCGCGGAGACCCTCACCCGGCTCGCGGAGCTGCTGGAGAACGAGCTGCAGGACCTGGCGGGTGCCGCCCGGGTGTACGGGCAGATCGTCGCCCTCACCGGGGACCAGTCCGCGCTCGCCGAGCAGGTGCGGCTCGTGTCCCAGCGCACCGATGGGGATGACTGGGTGGTCTGGCGCGTGCTCGACGAGGCGGTGCAGCGCGCGAGCAATCCCCGGGCGCGTGCCGGCGCCTTCCTGGCTCGCGGCGAGCGGTTGCTGTCGGCCGGAGAGACTGCCCGCGCCCGAGCGGACTTCGAGGCGGCGGTGGCCATCTCCCCCCACTCGCTGCCGGCGTTGATGGGGCTCGCGCGGTGCGTCTCGGAGGCGGACCGGGCCGGGGCCGCCGAGCGTCTGCGCGCCGCGCTCGCCGCCTTGCACCGCCGCACGCCCCACCGCGCCGAGGGACTGCGGTGCCTCGCGGAGCTCGCCGGAGGGCCGTTGGCCGATGCACGGCTCGCCCACTGGGCCTGGTCGGAGGTGCTCGCGGAGGACCCCGAGGATGTCGTCGCGCAGGACCAACTCCTGGAGGTGACGCGGCGGCTGGGGGACAGGGCCGGGTTGAGCCGCCTGCTGCGCGCCCGCCTCGCCCGCGAGCCAAGGGGACTGGCCGCTCGCAAGGTCCGGCTGGAGCTGGTGGCCACGCTGGAGGCCGGAGGCGAGCGCGAGGCCGCGCTCACCGAGCTGCGCCAGGCGGTGCGCTTCGAGCCCGGCCACAAGGAGGCGTGGCTGCTGCTGGTGGAGCGCCTCATCGCGCTCGGGCAGAACGGCGAGGCCGCGTGGGCGATGGAGCACGCCGCCACCGCCACCGAGGATGATGACGAGCGGCTCGGCACCTGGGAGCGGCTGGCACGCTTCTGCCGGGAGGTGCTCGGAGACGCGGCGCGCGCGCAGGTGTATGCCAACCGGGCGGAAAACCTGCGCGAGGCCATCGCCGAGCGCGTGGCGCCCGCGCTGCACCCCGAGCCCCCTCGCAGCGCCGTCCCCAAACGGGAGCCGAGCGGCTCGCGCACCGGCGTCCTCATTCCGCCACCGGGAGCGGTGGAGCTCACGCCCACTCCGGCCGCGTCCTCCCTTGCCCCCGAGTCCGCGCCCACGGTCCTCGAGATGCCCGCGGTGGTCCTGCCCGCCGCTCCGAGCCGTCCGCCCCAGGACGCGCCCGAGGAGCCGCCCGACGCGCCGATGCCCGTGGAGAGCACGCGGTTCATCGCCTGGGAGGCACCGCCGGGGAAGATGGACCCCGTGCGGCGGCGGGCCCGAGGCCCTGGCTCGGTCTCCTCGCTCGAGCCGCTCACGCCCTCCACGTCCTCCAGGCCGGCGCTGGCTCCGGCCGCGGCTCCTGCTTCACCTCCGCCCCCGGCTCCCGCTCCGGCTCCGGCTCCGGCTCCGGCTCCGGCCCAGGTGGAGGGGACCCGGCCGGCGGCCATCGAGCGCGTGCGCGAGCGGCCCCTCGACGCGGCGGCCTACCGGGAGCTGTCGGCCTTCTTCGTGAGCCGGGGTGACTCCGCGCGTGGCTCGCTGATGGCGGAGGTGGCCGCGGCACTGGTGGGGGAGAAGGACAGCGCCTCCCGGTATCCACGCCGCACGCTCACGCCCGAGGAGCGCGCGGGCCTGCGCCACCCCGGCCTGCGCAACCCGGCGGGTGAGCTGCTCGCCTCCGTGGGCCAGGCCCTCGTCCGGCTCTTCCCCACCTTCGGCAGGGCCTCGGGCTCCTCCGAGCCGCTGCGTCCGGACTCGGGCCCTGGCGCCCGGGCCGCCCTGGAGGTGCTGCAGTCCGTGGCCCGCCTCCTCGACGTGCGGCTCCCGGAGGTCTTCCTGTCCGAGGATGACGGTCCGCCGTTCTCGCTCGTGCACCCGGGAGCCCCGCGTCTGCTGGTGGGACGGCTCGCGGTGCGCCAGGTGTTGCCGGAGCCGGAGCTGCGCTTCTTCGCCGGACGGGCCCTGTCCTGCCTGGGGCCGGATCTGCTCGCGCTGCGCTGCCTGAAGAAGGACCAACTGTTGCGCGCGGTGGCCATCCTCGCCTCGGTGCTGCGGGGAGGGACGGAGTTCGGCCCCGAGTCCCGGGTGGTGCGCGAGGCGCTGCACCCCAACGCGCGGGCCCGGGCGCTGGCGCTGCTGGAGTCGGCCCAGCGGGAGTTCGACGCGGCGGCGCTCGCGGAGGCGGCGCGGCACTCGGCCAACCGCGCGGGGCTCGTCGCGTGTGGAGGCCCGGGGACGGCGGTGGCGGCGCTGCGGGCGCTCAAGTCCAGCGAGCAGGAGCTGGTGGAGCTGGTGCGCTTCTCCGCCTCCGAGCGCTACCTCCCGCTGCGCGG
The sequence above is drawn from the Archangium gephyra genome and encodes:
- a CDS encoding tetratricopeptide repeat protein gives rise to the protein MGGVRNGNDAGSPESADTRQRSPAGSPPSGPGTGVLELVERHRQSAARLLKEGHAARAFGELVRASRSLPMTPRLASVLVTFSLRAGTEPAVIALLSSALGNTRGETRRAVRLQLARVLRRVDQLPRAVEALQALVDEAPEDRRARRLLDVLFRRLSRHGGAASEDSVGENTEAEALAVPIVQGEALVEVEEPVPGDRSETVEFSSPWLEDEHTVEASGPPDARFVSRAPPPRAETAPAPTPPAPVAPAPATPAPVDDQHRTVLELSLPEIWAQIEEEATSEASGLPFAVAGAPASAPRDDSAGEASSHRRTTLEISEPFPEDEETSTDAPVSRLESPLVPPPAGAARTPAPVPWSSDEDTAPSRPLVPRQENPEETRQEAQLIARRAWRELAQFYLDRADATQDLAVRAETLTRLAELLENELQDLAGAARVYGQIVALTGDQSALAEQVRLVSQRTDGDDWVVWRVLDEAVQRASNPRARAGAFLARGERLLSAGETARARADFEAAVAISPHSLPALMGLARCVSEADRAGAAERLRAALAALHRRTPHRAEGLRCLAELAGGPLADARLAHWAWSEVLAEDPEDVVAQDQLLEVTRRLGDRAGLSRLLRARLAREPRGLAARKVRLELVATLEAGGEREAALTELRQAVRFEPGHKEAWLLLVERLIALGQNGEAAWAMEHAATATEDDDERLGTWERLARFCREVLGDAARAQVYANRAENLREAIAERVAPALHPEPPRSAVPKREPSGSRTGVLIPPPGAVELTPTPAASSLAPESAPTVLEMPAVVLPAAPSRPPQDAPEEPPDAPMPVESTRFIAWEAPPGKMDPVRRRARGPGSVSSLEPLTPSTSSRPALAPAAAPASPPPPAPAPAPAPAPAPAQVEGTRPAAIERVRERPLDAAAYRELSAFFVSRGDSARGSLMAEVAAALVGEKDSASRYPRRTLTPEERAGLRHPGLRNPAGELLASVGQALVRLFPTFGRASGSSEPLRPDSGPGARAALEVLQSVARLLDVRLPEVFLSEDDGPPFSLVHPGAPRLLVGRLAVRQVLPEPELRFFAGRALSCLGPDLLALRCLKKDQLLRAVAILASVLRGGTEFGPESRVVREALHPNARARALALLESAQREFDAAALAEAARHSANRAGLVACGGPGTAVAALRALKSSEQELVELVRFSASERYLPLRG